In Pleuronectes platessa chromosome 4, fPlePla1.1, whole genome shotgun sequence, the following proteins share a genomic window:
- the cdk7 gene encoding cyclin-dependent kinase 7, translating to MAHDVKSRAKRYEKLDFLGEGQFATVYKARDKTNDTIVAIKKIKVGHRTEAKDGINRTALREIKLLQELHHPNIIGLLDAFGHKSNISLVFDFMETDLEVIIKDTSLVLTPANIKAYILMTLQGLEYMHQHWVLHRDLKPNNLLLDGSGVLKLADFGLAKSFGSPNRLYTHQVVTRWYRSPELLFGARMYGVGVDMWAVGCILAELLLRIPFLAGDSDLDQLTKIFEALGTATEETWPGVSSLPDYVSFKIFPGTPLEHIFSAAGDDLLELLQSLFTFNPSTRSTATQALKMKYFSNRPGPTPGPQLPQPNCSAEALREKETVGLKRKIEGLETTVMKKKLVF from the exons ATGGCGCATGATGTGAAGTCCAGAGCCAAACGATATGAGAAACTGGATTTCCTGGGCGAGGGTCAG tTCGCCACCGTGTACAAAGCCAGGGACAAAACCAACGACACAATAGTTGCcattaaaaag ATTAAGGTTGGCCACAGGACTGAGGCTAAAGATG GCATCAACAGGACTGCACTTAGAGAGATCAaactgctgcaggagctgcaccATCCAAACATCATTGGG CTGCTGGATGCCTTTGGACACAAATCTAACATCAGTCTTGTGTTTGACTTCATGGAAACAGATCTGGAG GTGATCATCAAGGACACCAGCCTTGTCCTGACTCCAGCCAACATCAAAGCTTACATCCTCATGACTCTACAGGGATTAGAGTACATGCACCAGCACTGGGTCCTACACAGG GATCTGAAGCCTAATAATCTCCTGTTGGACGGTAGCGGCGTGTTGAAGTTGGCTGATTTTGGTTTGGCCAAATCGTTTGGCAGTCCCAACAGATTGTACACTCACCAAGTCGTTACCag GTGGTATCGCTCCCCTGAGCTCCTGTTTGGTGCCAGGATGTACGGTGTGGGTGTTGACATGTGGGCAGTGGGATGCATCCTGGCAGAGTTACTCCTTCGG ATACCATTCCTCGCCGGAGACTCTGATCTCGACCAGCTGACTAAGATCTTTGAGGCTCTTGGGACGGCCACAGAAGAGACATGGCCT GGAGTGAGCAGTCTACCAGACTATGTGTCCTTCAAAATCTTCCCCGGCACACCTCTGGAACATATATTTAGTGCAGCAGGGGACGACTTACTAGAGCTTCTACAGAGCTTATTCACCTTTAACCCCTCAACAAGGAGCACAGCTACTCAG GCTCTGAAGATGAAGTACTTCAGTAATCGGCCTGGTCCCACTCCTGGCCCCCAGCTACCTCAACCCAACTGTTCAGCTGAGGCACTGAGGGAGAAGGAAACAGTCGGACTCAAGAGGAAAATAGAAGGATTGGagacaa ctgtgatgaagaagaagctcGTTTTCTGA